A window of Anaerolineales bacterium genomic DNA:
GCGCGGCGAAATAGCGATCGGCGTTATCCAACTCGGTCGGTCGATAGCCGGAGTCGAATGCGACGATTTGGTAGCCCTGCTTTTCCAAATAATCGCGGACGGTATTGGAGCGAATCATGCGCATCAAAGCGAGGCGAGCATCCGCACCGGCGTCGGACGTCGAGAGCAACTTGTCGAGATACTCAACGTTGAGCGAGGAGGCCAGTGAAAGGCTGGTCTGGACGTAGTTGCTTCGGCTCTGTCCGGCAACGAAAAATCCCTGAGACTCCAGAAAATCCAGGAACGACTGGTTGTCAAAGGCGTAGAACGTCTCGAGCACATCCGCCCGGCCGTATCCATCCAGGATGATGTAGTAAATATCGGGCTTGGAACTCGCAGCGGTATCGCCGGCTTGGGTCTCGATCGACCGGGGCATCGGCCACGCTTTCCTTCGTTCGAACTCGAAACGGACGAGCTGCGCCAGCGGCAGAAAGAGTGTGACCAGTGCCATCCCCGTCATCAGGCGCCCAATCGATTCCCAATTCAGCCGCGAACGCAGGATGCCCAAAACGATGATGATGAAGAGCAATATCCAAACACCACCCAGCAGCCAATGGTTGCCGATTAAGCCCAGGCGTGAGAAGAGATTGAAGGAGGATTGCGTGACCAACCCGTAATACACGTGTCCGTAGGAAAAAAACAGGAGTATGAAAAGCGAGCACAGCATGGCGCAGCGCTGTTTGTCCCCGATCCACCTTTGCAGCACGAGCAGCGCGAGCAACGTCCCCAGGACCAAAATAAGCAGCGCACGCACGCCGGCAAGCGGGCTGATCTCCGGCGCGTTGTGGGCCATCAGGGAAACCATCGGCACCGCAGCAAAAATCACCGGATGCGTCACCCAGCGATTTGCGAGCCAACGATAGGCCGACTTCAGCCTGGTAAAGACGGCCTGTTTGGATCGCTGCCGGGATTCATTCATGCCGGATTCCACCATGTCCCTCGTTTCGCATGCGAACGACTGTCCTTCGGGCAGTCATTCTAGTATAAAATGCAAAGGGGTGCATTCACAGCGATCGTTCGACTCAGGAGAGGAACATGGCGAAAGAAAAGACTGCGGATCAGTTGAGTTACGAAGAGGCATTTGAGGAATTGGAATCGATCGTCGAGCAGTTACAAACTGCGGACTTAGCCTTGGAGAAGGCACTTTCTCTGTTCGAACGCGGCCAGGCTCTTTCTGCACGCTGCAACGAATTGCTCGAAGAGGCGCAGTTGAAGCTCCGTCAATTGGTGCCCGACGAAACGGGAGGCTACGTCGAAGCGGATTCGATCGACGACGGTGAAAACTGAAGTGTCGACACGCCGCGAACGATAGCGAGGATGTTAAACGATATGCAGCAGTTCCTGACGCGAAGCAGCGTCTTCGTCGACGGTGAAAAGGTGGGATACAGCACTTACAAAATCGACGCGCGCGACGACACAAGGCGGCTGAAAAACAAATTGGAAAACAAACTGGAAGGCAATCTCATCGTCTACCTGCCGGGACACGTGCAGCCGGTAGACGCTGCGCGAGAGCTGCATACCGCGATCGTACAGGCAAGCCGGGCCGGAGTTTTATGGAGCGTCGATATCGATCCACCCAAGGGCGGTGATCCGGTTAAAGCGGCGGCGTTGATCCAGATCCTGCGCCGGGAGGCACTCGGCAACCTGTTCGAAAACCCCATCCTGGCTCAGGAACATTTCAAAGTGACCGTCACCGGTTGGTCCCACGGCGGCGCCGAAGCGCTGCGTGTCGCCGAATTGGCGCCCGACACGGTCGAATGTGTGATCGCTCTTTGTACCGCGGGGCTGGATATGCTGCCCACGCCGCGATTGATCGGCCGGCTGCCACGAGAGATCGCCCGGGTCACCAGAGAGTCCTATCGAAAGCGCTTTGCAACGCTTCGGCCCAGTTTACGCTTCGGGCTACAGTTGACTCGTGGATTTGCGGCCGATCTCGTGCACACCCGCTCCCCCATGCGCCTCGTCAGCGATCTTCGATGGGTCGGCAAGAAAGTCGTCGGACCACAATACGGCTACAAAGGCAGCGTGGTCATCATCCTCAGTGAGCACGACGCTTTTTTCCATTGGCGGGAACTGTTTCCCAATTGTGCCCGGGTCGAGGATGTCGGCGAACATCTCGAGCATTACTACCAACGGAACTTCCCCAACGTAAGAGGCTTTGATTTACGCGTGCTCCCGGGAAGCCATCTTTCGCCGGAGCTTCACGCCGCGGAATATCTTCAAAACGCCCAGGAAGCGCTGGATCAAATGGGAATGGTTTTATAGAACGATCGGCTTCAGCGGGAGCGATCGATCAGAAATCCCGGAAGCTGTCGCGTTTCGGGCGAACCCAAAGCCAGCGACATCAACCAGTAGACTCCAAAACCAACCAGTGCCCCACCAATTCCAATCAGCCAGGTCGAGCGCCCCCCTGTCAGCGCCAGCCAGACCCACAGCACGAGCGACATACCCAGCGAGGCGCCGACGGTATTCAGCATGCCGTGTCCCGTCCGGGCCAGATCCAAACCACCCAGCCGCCTGTGCAAAAGCCACAGCAGCGCGGTGCACTCCAGCGTAGTGGCGAGAGAATTCGCGAGTGCCAGACCACCGTGCGGCATCCAGCCGATGCGCTCGAACAGCGCAGAAAATGCCAGGCTGAAGAGGACGTTCGAGCCCATCATCACGGCACCGACGGCGACGGGTGTGCGCGTGTCGTGCATGGCATAGAAGGCTCGAACGATGATCTCGAGCACCGAGTGGCCCACCAGGCCCACGCCCCACCAAAGCAGCGCCCAGGAGACCTGTTCGGTGGATTGTGCACCGAACGCGCCGCGCTCGAAAAGCAAAGTGACGATCGGCTTGCGCAGCAAGATCAACCCCATACTGGCCGGCAGCGCCAAAAAGAGCACACCGCGCAGCGTGTTCGAAAAGGAACGGCGCAGCTCTTCGATTTTTCCCCTGGCGAACTGCTCCGAGAATGTAGGCAGGGCAGCGATGGCCGTGGCCTGCGCGATCACCGCCTGGGGCATGAGCATCAATTGAAAGGCAAAGGTTAGCGCGCTGAGGCTGCCCTCCGGCTGCCCGGAAGCCAGGATCGTGTTGACCCAAAAATTGAGCTGTACGACGGCCACACCCAGCAGGCGGGGCATCATCAAGCGTCCCACCTCGCGCACTGCAGGCATCTCCAACCCCAGAGTGCGCTGATAGCTTGGCTTTAACATTCGCAGGGCAGGCAATTGCACGAATAAATGCAGCAATGCCCCCAAAACAGTTCCCCAGGCCAGGCCGAAAATACCCAGGGGCGGCACGAGAAACAAGACACCAAATATCAATCCGAGACGGTAGCACGCCGGTGCGAGCGCCGGCAGGGCGAAATGCTGATGGGCGTTGAGCGTCGCCATCAATATCCCGCTCAGTCCGAAAATCGCCGGCGAGAGCAGCATGATGCGCAGCAGTGAAACCGTGAGGCGGATTTGTTCGGCGTCCTTGTAACCCGGAGCCAGAATCGTACGCACCAACCACGGGGCTGCGACGGCCGCCGTCACGCTCAACACGCCCAGGATGATGAGGATCAGATTGACGACGGAGGAAGTAAGTCGCCAGCTCCCCTTGCGATCGTTTCGAGCAAGAAAACCCGTGAGCGTGGGGAGGAAAGCGGATGCGAGAGCCCCGCCTGCGATCAGGTTGAAGAGCGTCTCCGGAAGGCGGTTGGCCGTGTAAAAAGCGTCGAGTCTGGCGCCGGTGCCAAAGGCGTTGGTGATGAGTACCTGACTCGCCAGCCCCGAAAGGCTGGAGAGTGCGAAACCGATCATAACGATGCCCGCAGCACGTGTGATGCGCCGATCAGCAGATTCGTGGTTTTTACTCATGGTTTTTGATTATACAGGATGTAAAAACAATATGGGATGCACACCATAAAATAGATCCGGGTATCAGAATTCCGCTTCGCGGCGAAGCATGAGATGTATGAGGCTATAAAATGGATGCGGAAAAGGGTACACTATGCAGTAGTCGTGGGCCCGGAGGTACTCGGACATGCAAGAGCAATACGAAAAAATGGTCGACTACTACGATGCGCTCTATTCCTTCAAGGATTATCGCGAAGAAGCAGACAAACTGCATCAGCTCATCTGCAAGAATAAACGCTCGGACGGCATGGCACTGCTTGATGTTGCCTGTGGGACGGGGCAGCATCTGTTTCATCTGGAGAAACATTACCAGGTGGAGGGTTTGGATCTCAATCCGCAGATGCTGGAGATCGCTCGCCAACGCTGTGCGGAAGTGCTCTTTCACCAGGGCAACATGCTGGATTTTGAACTCGGCCGCCGCTTCGATGTGGTGACCTGCCTCTTCAGCTCGATCGGATACGTCAAAAATCTGGCAGAACTGAAGCTTGCGATAAACAACATGGCTTGCCATTTGCTTCCCGGCGGCGTGCTGATCGTAGAACCCTGGCTCAGCCCGGACAATTACATCAGCGGCGGACCGCACGCGCTTTTCGTCGATGAACCCGAACTCAAGATCGCCCGCATGAATATAAGCGAGGAGCATGACGGTGTTGCGATCCTGAACATGCACCATCTGGTTGCCAGACCGGAGGGGATAGAGTATTTTGTTGAGAGGCACGAGTTGGTCTTGTTTACCGACGAGCAATACCGTCAGGCTTTCGAGGCGAGCGGCCTGGGGTACATATTCGACCCCCATGGCCTGACGGGCAGAAATCTACTCATCGGGCTGCAGCCGATGGAGCGAGAAGCAGCCTGGCCGTACCACCACTCGGACAGATGACCGTAGACGCGTGAGAAGGATGGTCAAATTCAATGGCAGTTGAACCGGACGACTTTCTGGGTGAAATTCGCTTGGGGCGGCAGTTGTCGACGGTGTGGCAAGTCGCATCCGGCGGACTGGTGATCAGTTTCGCATTGGCATTTTTGGTCTCCGGCAGGGTGGTCTCCTTCATCGGTCTCATCTCCCCGTTCGCAACGCTGTTGACGCTGCTGGTCGTGACGTTCACGATTCTGAACATCCTCGAACTTCTCGCCGGAAGCAGCGATCACGGTGGCACGTACACATTGATACACGAAACCCTCGGGGGCTTGGGCGGTTTTATGGCCGGATGGGTGATTTTCGCCGGGAGCGTGGCATTGGCGGCAAGCTTCATACATTCCGCCGCAGGCCAAATGGCATTATTCCTTCAGTTGCCGGCGGATACCGGAATGTCCCTGGCGCTGGGTTTCTTGCTCCTGCTCGTCGTTTTCCAGATTTTCCGGCTGATCCCTCGCCGCACGTGGCTCGGTCCCATTTTGACGGTCCTGGCACTGATCGTCGCGGTGTTGATCGTCGATATATTCCTGAAATACAATCCGCACATCGACGGCGGATCGATGGATTTCATCTCCGCTGATTTCATGCGCTCTGCCGCCTGGCTATTTGTGGCCTACGGAGCGATCGAGGCGGTCATGGCTTCCCGCCGGCAGATCCGGGATGCACAGCAACGACTGCCCCGGAGTTTGTTTGCCACGCTGCTGATCGGCAGTTTGGCCATCATCGCATTCGAGTTTCTGCCCTCGGCCATTCCGCAGAGCCTGACAGCGCTGGCATTGAGCGATATGCCGTCTGCGCTGCAGCAATCCGGTTTTCTTCCCGGAAGGCTGATCTATGCGATCACCTTCCTGTTGTTCGCATTCGCGGCGAACGCTTGTTTGGTGATGGGTGCGCGGCAGTTGAACGCACTCAGCCGCCAGGGAGCACTGCCGCCGATCCTTCGTTGGCTGAGACGTCCGTTCCAGGTGCAGCCCCTCATTTTCGGTTTGATCCTGGTCATCGCCGCGCCCTTGTTGATTTGGGTGCGCATTGAATGGCTGCTGGACGCAGCCGCAGGCTTTTTCCTGGTCTCTGCATTTCTGCTGAACATCGCCGCCTTGATCAGCCGGCGCACGGAACCGAATCGTCGACGCACCCTGCAGGTACCTTTTTATCCCCTGGTTCCTTTGACCGCACTGGTTTTTTGCGCGGCCATGTGGATCGCCTTGCCCGGTGATGGATTGCTCGGAAATGCCGTTTGGGTTGCGCTGGGATTGCTGCTCTACGTCGCTTACAGCCGGATGCACCTGATCGAAGCGCAGGAAGGAGTCCTCGTTTTCCGGCGCGCGCCGGGTAGAGAGAAAAAGACAGGAGATTATCGAATTTTGGTGCCCATCAGTGCCGGGGTGGAACGGCATTGGATGCTGAGTTTGGCGACGGCGCTTGCCCATCAAACGAACGGCGAGGTGATTCCATTACAGGTCATCCCGATCGCCGACCCACTGGCTATCGCCGAAGGCGGACGCATCGCCAGCGAGCGCAACACGCTCTTTCAATGGTCCACCCGGGTTGCCGCAAAGAGCGACGTACCTACGTTTCCGATCACCCGTCTTGCACGTTCCGTACCCGACGGGATCCTGGAAACCGCCGATGAAGAAAATTGCGATCTGATCCTGCTATCCTGGGTCGTACGTACAGAACAACAAGGTGTGCACATGGGGCGCGTCCTCGATCCCGTCATTCGCCGGGCGCCGTGTGACGTTGCGGTCGCTGCGCTGCACTCCGAATACATAAACGCCATCGTTTCGGAAGCCACTTCGCGCCATTCAGAACGAGACAAGATGGAGGCCGCCGTCGATGGACCCGCTGCATTAAACATCAAAAAAATCCTTGTCCCCACGGCAGGCGGTCCGCATGCCCCATTGGCGACGCGGTTGGCCATGCTACTGGCTCACGAGTTCGACGCCTCGATGAGCGTGGTCTACGTGGCAGACCCCGATTCTACGGAAGAGCAGCTCGCGCGCGGCCATTCCTGGATCGACAAGACGATTCGGAGCATGCGCGAACAGGTAAGCCGTCTATCCAAGGCGGGAGGTCAAACGTTCGATTTCGATCAACTCCCGTTTACTCGCCAGGTGGTTGAGGCAGAAAGCGTCGTCGACGGCATTGCGCAGGCGGGTTCCGAAAACGATCTGGTCTTTATCGGCGCCTCCGAGGAAAGCTTGATCGACCAAGTCCTCTTCGGCACGATCCCGGAACTGGTCGCTCGCGTCTGTGCTACGCCGGTGTTGATGGTGAAGCGCTTTCGCGGTCTGCGGCGATTTTGGCTGCAGCGCGCCTGGGACACCATCTTCGGCGCGGTGCCGACGCTGGAGCGCCAGGAGCAGGTCGAGATATACCGCGAGGTACGGGAGGGCGCTCGCCCGGATGTGGATTTCTTCATCATGATCGGGCTTTCGGCGGTCATCGCCACTTTCGGATTGCTGCAGGACAGTACGGCAGTGATCATCGGGGCGATGCTCGTGGCGCCGCTGTTCACCCCGATATTGGCCTTCAGTTTGGGGATCGTGCAGGGTGATGTGCGCCTGCTCAGTCTGGCCGTGGAAGCGGCGATCAAAGGGATCGCATTGGCCATCGGTCTGAGCATCCTGCTCACTGCGATTTCGCCGCTGCGCACTGAGACGGCAGAAATCATGTCGCGCACGCACCCCAATCTTTTTGATCTGGCGGTCGCGCTTGCTTCCGGAGCCGCAGGTGCGTACGCCGTCGCGCGCAAGGACGTGGCAGCTGCACTGCCAGGCGTCGCCATAGCCGCCGCGTTGGTGCCCCCGTTGGGCGTCGTCGGCATTGGCCTGGCCATGGGGGAAGCGCGGACGGCCTGGGGCGGATTTCTGCTCTTCATCACCAACCTGATCGCCATCACCCTCGCCGGCTCCGTGACTTTGCTCTTGCTCGGCTTCCGTCCTTCCCCGCGAGCGATGCGCAAAGGTCATCTTCAACGCGGAATCGTAGCATCTCTCTTGCTGCTCATCGCCATCAGCATCCCCCTGGCGTCCGTCTTTATCGAGTCAGTAGAAATTTCCCACATCCGCCAAGTCGTCGGCGCAACGGTCAGGCAGCAGATGCAATCAGAAGCAGGTTATACCCTGGAAACAATGGACATCGAACTTGGCGACGCGCGAGTCGTCGATGTGTCCATAACGATCTATGCGAGTAATGAACTGAAATCCCCAATTCTGGAGGATCTCCAGAGTCAGCTGGAAGATGCACTCGGCCGTCCCATTCATCTGCAGGTCGAGAGCGTCCCGGTCGAATCCTTTGAGCTGCGTCCGAAATAGATGAATCGTCGCTGCGCCGGTCACCGGCCGGTGGATGAGAGTAAACGATCCTTGCTCGTGGTTTCGATTTTCTCTTTGAATCATGAGAGCCGGGTACGCCGGGCCCGGCTCTCTCTTAAGGAGGAGAAGAAGAGATCTACCCTTCCATATTTACTATACTGCGATCCGGTTCTTTCACGCGGGACGCTTGTCTGACGTTTAACCTACGCAATCCCTACGCTGGATCGCGATACACGCCGCCGACGCCGCCGTGTATCGACACTCACCGGCGATCGTGCATCGGGTAATCGTCGAATGGAAAACTTACAAAATTGGCTCGAGGGGATCTCCAGCGGACACGCCCTCGATCTGGGAGCCGGCGAGGGGGAATTCGCTTTGGAACTCGCAGAACGAGGTTTTCGAGTGGACGCCGTGGAAGGCGACGCCCGGGTCTACAAACACCTGGCGGCTGCCTGCCTCGACACTCCGGTTGCCGCCCATCATGCCGATGTGATGGATTTCCCCATACCACCGTCAGTCTACGACCTGATCGTCGCCCAGGCCGTGCTGCACTTCCTTCGCCCGACGCAACTCTGGACTCTGGCCGATCGACTCGTCGCAGGGCTCATTCCGGGTGGGATACTCCTGGCCGAAGTCTTTACCACGGACGATCCGGGCTGCGTGGCGTTGAAGGAATCCGGTGCAACCCAAATCGAACCCAACACCTTCCTGGCGCCCGAACCGGTTGGTTTGATTCACTACTTCGCAGCGGGGGAGCTGCGCAGGGTTTTCGCCCCGCTTGAAGTTCTCGAGTACGACGAATCGCGCCGGGCCGATCCACGATCGGAAGACGGCTTTCACGCCGGCGCATGTCTCCTGGCCAGACGCCCACGACCGGTGAAAATCGACGTTTGAAGCGTTCGGAACACAATTCGACCCCATGCTATAATGCGCCACGTTTGCAGGGTTCGTTACGAAGATGCTGCTCGATTGGTTACTGGCGATCACTCCCATCCTTCTGATCATCATTTTGATGGTTCGATTCGGATGGGGCGCCGCCATGGCCGGCCCCGCTGGCTGGGCATTAACCGTTTGTCTTGCGGCGGCGCGTTTCGGCGCCGGTATTCGGCTGCTGGCCGTGAGCCACGCCAAGGCGCTGCTGCTCGGTCTGGACGTGCTGCTCATCGTCTGGGGCGCTTTTCTCCTCTACCGTGTTTTTGACGAAGCGGGCGCGATTGCGGTCATCGGCAGGACCCTGCCGCAGTTGACCGCCGATCGCGGTATGCAGGCTTTGTTGATCGGCTGGCTTTTTGCCACCTTCCTTCAAGGAATCGGCGGTTTCGGCGTGCCTGTAGCCGTCACCGCACCCCTGCTCGTGGGCCTCGGCTTTGCGCCCCTGACGGCCGTTATCCTGCCCACGATCGGGCATGCCTGGGCCGTCACTTTCGGCTCGCTGGGTTCCTCCTTTCAGGCGCTGATCGCCGCCTCCAACCTGCCCGGCGGCACCCTGGCCGCACCGGCGGCAGCCTTGCTGGGTCTTGCCGGAATTGGTTCAGGCTTCATGGTCGCCCAGGTCGCCGATGGTTTGCGATCGGCGCGCAAATTGACGCTTCCGATTCTGACCCTCGGCGTGCTGATGGGCCTTACCCAGTTGTTCTTGGCGACCCACGGATTGTGGAACATCGCCAGCTTCGGCGCAGGGATGGTCGGCCTGCTCGCGGGCGTCACCCTGGCACGACGCTACCGCGGGGGAAGCGCGACACAAGATCGAACCCCCATCGACGCGCGCCCATTCCGGATCGCGGTATCGGGTTATCTGGTTCTGATCCTTGTCACGTTCGTCGTTCAATTCATACCCGGTGTGAACCAGCTTCTCGGCGCGATCGAGATTCGCATTGCCTTCCCCGAAACGGAGACGGCACGCGGCTTTATCACTCCCGCCGGATACGGCCGCATCATTCCGCTCCTGCGCCATGCCGGAGCGATCCTGGGTTACGCAGCGCTGATATCTTTCCTGATCTACCGCAGATACGGCCTGTACCGACCCCGCGCAGGTCGTCGGATTCTGACGGACACGGCGAGACGCTTGATTCCCTCCAGCGTGGGGATTCTCTCCATGGTCGCCATGGCCGTGGTGATGACCCACACCGGGATGACGGACGTCCTCGCGAGCGGATTGGCCTTATGGGTGGCCAGGGCATTTCCATTCCTGTCGACGTGGCTCGGCGCCTTGGGGGCCTTCATCACGGGATCGAACACCAATTCCAATTTGATCTTCGCCATGCTGCAGCGCCGGACGGCCGAATTGCTGCAATTCAACCTGCCCTGGATACTTGCCGCGCAGACGGCAGGAGCCGCCATCGGATCGGTCGTATCCCCGACCAAGATCCTGGTTGGGGTGAGCACCACACAAATGGCGAACGACGAAGGAACTGCGCTGAGGGCGATGCTGCGCTACATCTTACCGCTGCTGCTCGGCGTGGCGCTGGTTGCCTGGATCGCCATAAGCCTATCGTCTCCCTGAGGACGCCCTCCAGAGCCGCCCAAACGCAAATCGGCAGATCGTGGTTTTCCGATTACATGCCGAATGATGTACAATGGCACCCATGGACGAAGTCTACGTTCTGTTTACACTGCCGCTTGAAGATTCCCTGGTGGAGCGTATTAAAGACGTTTCGCCGCGGCTCCAGGTTAGCGTCCATCCCACCTCGTCCGGGGAGAACATTCCTGAGGACCTGCTTGCCGATGTAGAAGTACTCTACACGCTGCATGCTCTCCCGGAACCTGAGGCGGTTCCCGAACTGCGTTGGATTCAATTTCATTCGGCCGGCATCGATCACGTCATCGATCATCCACTGCTGCAAACGGACGTTCAAGTGACGACACTCAGCGGAGCGGCGGCGCCGCAGATGGCGGAGTTCGCGGTCATGTCGATGCTGGCCCTTGGTCACAAACTGCTCGACATCATCTCCGATCCCCCGGAGGAACGCTGGGGAGAAAAGCGCTATCAGCGCTATGAGCCCCTCGAACTTCGAGGGAGTACCGTTGGCATCATTGGCTACGGCAGCGTCGGGCGCGAGATCGCCCGTCTGTGCTATGCGTTCGGTGCGGACGTGCTGGCGTCCAAGCGGGATTTGAAGAATTTACAGGACACAGGGTATTGTCTGGAAGGTTTGGGAGATCCCGCCGCCGATGTTCCCAAGCGGCTGTATCCGCCGGAGGCGCTGCGCTCGATGGCCGCTTTGTGCGATTTCCTGGTGGTTACCGTCCCCTTGACGGCGGCTACACGCGGCTTGATCGGGACGGAAATTTTCGACGCGATGAAGCCCTCGACGTTCCTCATCGACGTATCACGCGGCGGCGTTGTCGATCACGGCGCTTTGCTGGAAGCGCTGAAGACGGAAAAACTCGCCGGGGCCGCATTGGACGTGTATCCGGTTGAACCCCTGCCCGATTCCAGCCCGCTTTGGGAAATGCCAAACGTGATCCTGTCGCCCCACATCGCCGGTTCTTCGGCCGTCTACGATGAGCGGGCGATGGATTTGTTTGCGGAGAATCTCTTCCGTTATCTTTCCGATCGACCGCTGTTGAATTTGTATCGTTCGGACTTGACTTACTGAGGCGCGCGCATGATACGAGGGGTCATTTTTGATTTTGGCTCGACGTTGATCGCCTTCCGCGGTGAAGCGAGTGAGGTGCGCGCCCTTGCCACGCGGGCGATGGTGAAAAAACTAAACGAGGAAAGCGTCCGCCTTGACAATGACGTGTTTATCCAGCGCTTTTACGAATTGCTCGAGACAAGCTTTGCGGCACGTGAGGCTTCGAACATCGAAATCTCATCCATGTCCGTTTTACGTCTCGTACTGACCGAGTTTGGCTATGCGGCTGTCGCAGACGAAACGCTCGAACATGCGTTGGCGTGTTTCTACAAGCATTTCGAAGATCACTGGGAACCGATGTCCGATCTACTCGCAGTGCTCGATGAAATTCATGAAGCCGACTACCGTCTTGGCATGATCTCAAACGCCGGCAATGCTGCCAACGTACAACGTCTGATCGATAAAGCCGGCATCCGGAAATATTTCGATCCCGTCCTGATCTCCTCTGAAGTTGGCCTGCGCAAACCGCACAGACTGCTGTTCGAAACCGTGCTCCGCAGATGGCAGCTCCCCGCCGAGCAGGTGGTAATGATCGGAGACATGTTGAAAGCGGACGTACTTGGCGCCCAGCAGGTCGGTATGCATCAGATCTGGATTACGGCTGAAGCGGACAACGAAAACAACCACCAACACGCTGTTGACATCGTGCCCGAAGCAACGGCGAAAATCCTGCGCGATGTTCCCGCACTGATCCGAAGTCTAACTTCCCGGGGATAGCCCAACTGGAACGTCAGAGCTCACAATCTCGCTTCTTCCGGTTCCGAAAGACGCAGCACAGCGTACAACCCTGTCCTCTGCGGGACGTATAGATGATGGAACGAAACATTTCTAGAAGAGTTTTCGTGGAGGCTACCATGCGGAAAACCGCATTTCTACTCGTTGGAATCACGGCATCGCTGGCGACGCTGGCCTGTAGTTTCAACTTTTTACCGCTGCGCACCAGCATACGGATGGATAAACTCGAGACCGGTCCGACGGTTGCCGAAGAGGTGGAAATTCCCGTACCCGATGCGGAGGTCAAGACCAGTCTCGAGATCCTCATGGGCGCCGGCGAATTGTACGTTCGCCCGGGAGCCGAGAATGCACTTCTCCAGGGCACGGTCAGCTACAACGTCGAAGAGTTCGCCCCACACATCATCACTGAATACGGATATATCCAGCTGCGGCAGGGAGAAGAAGAATCGGGTGAATACACTTTCCCCGATATCAGCGGAGACGTGGAAAACACCT
This region includes:
- a CDS encoding HAD family hydrolase; amino-acid sequence: MIRGVIFDFGSTLIAFRGEASEVRALATRAMVKKLNEESVRLDNDVFIQRFYELLETSFAAREASNIEISSMSVLRLVLTEFGYAAVADETLEHALACFYKHFEDHWEPMSDLLAVLDEIHEADYRLGMISNAGNAANVQRLIDKAGIRKYFDPVLISSEVGLRKPHRLLFETVLRRWQLPAEQVVMIGDMLKADVLGAQQVGMHQIWITAEADNENNHQHAVDIVPEATAKILRDVPALIRSLTSRG
- a CDS encoding D-2-hydroxyacid dehydrogenase; translated protein: MAPMDEVYVLFTLPLEDSLVERIKDVSPRLQVSVHPTSSGENIPEDLLADVEVLYTLHALPEPEAVPELRWIQFHSAGIDHVIDHPLLQTDVQVTTLSGAAAPQMAEFAVMSMLALGHKLLDIISDPPEERWGEKRYQRYEPLELRGSTVGIIGYGSVGREIARLCYAFGADVLASKRDLKNLQDTGYCLEGLGDPAADVPKRLYPPEALRSMAALCDFLVVTVPLTAATRGLIGTEIFDAMKPSTFLIDVSRGGVVDHGALLEALKTEKLAGAALDVYPVEPLPDSSPLWEMPNVILSPHIAGSSAVYDERAMDLFAENLFRYLSDRPLLNLYRSDLTY